The genomic stretch CAACCACTTGCATTTGATTTTGATGCCCTCCAAAAAAGATGGACTGCGCCGCGCATTGGGGGAGACCCATCGCCGATATACCAGCCGCATCAACCAGAGGCAAAAGACCCGGGGACATCTGTGGCAGGAGCGATTTCACTCTTATCCCGTGGACGAAGAAAATTTGCTCCTTTGTGCGCGTTATGTAGAGTTAAACCCGGTGCGCTCCGGGCTGGTCAAAAAAGCAGCCGATTGGCCATGGTCCAGTACGAAGGCACATTTATTGATTCATAATCAAGATGTTGTCCAGGTAAAGCCGTTATTGGAGCGGGTGGATGATTGGCAGCGGTTTTTAAAAAAAGGGCTTTCCAGTGAGGAGCTGGAAACCTTGCGCCGTCACAGTCGAACCGGCCACCCTTTGGGCTCAGATGATTTTTTTGAAATGCTTCGAATGAAGCTTGGCAGGGATGTCAAACCCCGCAAGCGGGGACGCCCGAAAAAATCTGATGGATGACTGTTTCCTTCATTATTCATCAAGAGTGAGGGGGGTAAATCATGTCTGGGAAGAAAATTTGGTTGTTTTGGTTGGTATTGATGGTCGGTCTGCCCTGGGTGACCCCGGAGCAGGGGGAAGCCGCCCCAAAAGATCGGTTCAGACCCCACAGAGACTTTCCCCCTGGGCTTGAACCCTCAGGTGCTCGGGAGTTTCCCG from Magnetococcales bacterium encodes the following:
- a CDS encoding transposase; its protein translation is MARIPRITVPGIPHHVTQYGNRGMTTFFGQEDYQVYLDLLRQFSSKAGTEIWGYCLMPNHLHLILMPSKKDGLRRALGETHRRYTSRINQRQKTRGHLWQERFHSYPVDEENLLLCARYVELNPVRSGLVKKAADWPWSSTKAHLLIHNQDVVQVKPLLERVDDWQRFLKKGLSSEELETLRRHSRTGHPLGSDDFFEMLRMKLGRDVKPRKRGRPKKSDG